One stretch of Capsicum annuum cultivar UCD-10X-F1 unplaced genomic scaffold, UCD10Xv1.1 ctg57827, whole genome shotgun sequence DNA includes these proteins:
- the LOC124893341 gene encoding uncharacterized protein LOC124893341 encodes MAITTKSGKVDELEKSKGKKTEVVVTMLSKPPPPFPHRLKKKFDDINFGKFMVMLKKLTINFPLVDALDKMPSINLMPLVVYKKLGLGDPTSTIMILVIADKFVKLPMRILYDVLVKVTNFIFPADFVILDFVVDIEVPIILGRPFLTTGSVLTDLKENELLFKL; translated from the exons ATGGCAATTACCACAaagagtggtaag gttgatgagttggagaagagcAAGGGAAAGAAGACTGAAGTTGTGGTTACTATGCTCTCAAaaccacctcctccatttccccaTCGATTGAAAAAGAAGTTTGATGACATAAATTTTGGCAAGTTTATGGTCATGCTTAAGAAGTTGACAATCAACTTCCCATTGGTAGATGCATTGGATAAAATGCCTAG tataaacttgatgccacTTGTTGTGtataagaaactgggtttgggggatcctacttcCACGATCATGATATTAGTTATAGCAGACAAATTTGTGAAGCTTCCCATGAGGATTTTATATGACGTATTAGTGAAGGTGACCAACTTTATATTTCcagctgattttgtcattctcgaTTTCGTGGTGGAcattgaggtgcccataatcctgggtagacctttcctcacaaccggGAGTGTACTTACTGATCTAAAGGAAAATGAGCTACTATTCAAGCTGTAA